In Deinococcus psychrotolerans, a genomic segment contains:
- a CDS encoding heme exporter protein CcmB produces the protein MNEGWQHILTIARKDARLAGRTRDTLLATLFYAALVLLVLGLALGPDDARLRPAAAGAVWASLALSSAIASGRAFAQEQEAGALEQLTLYPGPHGALYLGKWLGTWLQLLVLAAVIVPLGLLLFGAAGGGQALPWPALLLTAVLGVTGLSASSTFYAAITVNLRAREALLPALAFPLLVPVVLATVKSTSLLLDGGWSGEVAGWLSFLTAFDIGTLIVCTLLFPFAVE, from the coding sequence GTGAACGAAGGCTGGCAGCACATCCTGACGATTGCCCGCAAAGACGCCCGCCTCGCCGGACGCACCCGCGACACTTTGCTGGCGACGCTGTTTTACGCCGCGCTGGTGCTGCTCGTTCTGGGCCTCGCCCTCGGGCCGGATGACGCCCGCCTGCGCCCCGCCGCCGCCGGAGCGGTGTGGGCCTCGCTGGCGCTGTCGTCGGCCATCGCTTCGGGCCGGGCGTTCGCGCAGGAGCAAGAAGCCGGAGCGCTGGAGCAACTGACCCTTTATCCGGGGCCGCACGGCGCACTGTATTTGGGAAAATGGCTGGGCACCTGGCTGCAACTGCTGGTGCTGGCGGCTGTGATTGTGCCGCTGGGCCTACTGCTGTTCGGCGCGGCGGGCGGCGGTCAGGCCCTGCCCTGGCCCGCGCTGCTGCTCACCGCTGTGCTGGGCGTGACCGGTTTGTCGGCCAGCAGCACTTTTTACGCCGCTATTACGGTCAATCTGCGGGCCCGCGAGGCGCTGCTGCCGGCCCTCGCTTTTCCACTGCTCGTTCCGGTGGTGCTGGCCACCGTCAAATCCACCAGTCTGCTCCTAGATGGCGGTTGGTCAGGGGAAGTGGCCGGGTGGCTGAGTTTCCTCACCGCCTTTGACATAGGCACCTTGATTGTCTGCACCTTGCTGTTTCCGTTTGCAGTGGAGTGA
- the ccmA gene encoding heme ABC exporter ATP-binding protein CcmA: MDAPLSTPAAEYAVQLRGAWLRLGREVILRGVDLDIAAGEGVTLLGENGAGKTTLLRLLASSLRLTRGEGRVHGYDLRDSRSVRDHVHLMPVEGGTYPDLTAAENLDFALQMHRLSGDTGAALRRVGLEKAAERRVRFLSAGMRKRLNLARLSLLARPLTLVDEPFANLDAAGRHLALEVLAEVTGRGQTLLLAAHEPDLAAQVTGRALHLSAGSLTDSP; encoded by the coding sequence ATGGATGCGCCTCTGAGCACGCCTGCCGCCGAATACGCCGTGCAGCTGCGCGGGGCTTGGCTGAGGCTGGGCCGCGAGGTGATTTTGCGCGGCGTGGATCTGGACATCGCGGCGGGCGAGGGCGTCACCTTGCTGGGCGAAAACGGTGCGGGCAAAACCACCTTGCTGCGGCTGCTGGCTTCCAGCTTGCGGCTGACCCGTGGCGAGGGGCGCGTTCACGGCTACGACCTACGCGACTCGCGTTCGGTACGCGACCACGTGCATCTGATGCCAGTCGAAGGCGGCACCTACCCCGATTTGACGGCGGCCGAGAATCTGGACTTTGCCCTTCAGATGCACCGGCTCAGCGGCGATACCGGCGCGGCACTCAGGCGAGTCGGTTTAGAGAAAGCCGCCGAGCGCCGAGTCCGTTTTTTGTCGGCAGGCATGAGAAAACGCCTCAATCTGGCTCGCCTCTCGCTGCTGGCCCGCCCACTGACCTTGGTCGACGAACCGTTTGCCAACCTCGATGCGGCGGGGCGGCATCTGGCGCTGGAAGTTTTGGCCGAGGTCACCGGCAGAGGCCAGACCCTGCTGCTGGCCGCCCACGAACCCGACCTCGCCGCGCAGGTCACGGGCCGCGCCCTGCATCTGAGCGCCGGAAGCCTGACGGACAGCCCGTGA
- a CDS encoding cytochrome c biogenesis CcdA family protein: protein MNISAPSLTIAFVAGLISFLSPCVLPLVPSYLGVIGGKAPLPRALGFILGFGLVFVALGATASGLGSLLDAYRFTLSRLSGVLIVFFGLVMLGVIRLPFMMRDTRELSAADQYGPVALGAAFAFGWSPCLGPVLGSILGLAASTQSLGQGVGLLLVYTLGLAVPFLLSALLWERLNLRRLNRYAGIFEKIGGVILIAVGLLMVTGRFTLLASWAFSVMPEWMRL from the coding sequence ATGAATATCAGCGCCCCCAGCCTCACCATCGCTTTCGTGGCGGGGCTGATTTCGTTTTTGTCGCCGTGCGTGCTGCCGCTGGTGCCAAGTTACTTGGGTGTCATCGGCGGCAAAGCGCCGCTCCCACGGGCGCTGGGGTTTATTTTGGGTTTCGGCTTGGTGTTCGTGGCGCTGGGGGCCACCGCCAGCGGCCTCGGCTCGCTGCTGGACGCTTACCGCTTTACCTTATCGCGCTTATCGGGCGTGCTGATTGTCTTCTTCGGACTGGTGATGCTGGGCGTGATTCGGCTGCCGTTTATGATGCGCGACACCCGCGAACTCAGCGCCGCCGATCAATACGGGCCCGTCGCTCTCGGCGCGGCCTTCGCCTTCGGTTGGAGCCCTTGCCTCGGGCCAGTGCTGGGCAGCATTTTGGGACTGGCCGCCAGCACCCAGAGCCTCGGGCAAGGTGTGGGCCTGCTGCTGGTCTACACTTTGGGCCTGGCGGTGCCGTTTCTCCTCTCGGCGCTGCTGTGGGAGCGGCTCAACTTGCGGCGCTTAAACAGATACGCCGGAATTTTTGAGAAGATCGGCGGCGTAATCCTGATTGCGGTGGGCCTGCTGATGGTCACGGGCCGCTTTACCTTGCTGGCGAGCTGGGCTTTTTCAGTGATGCCCGAATGGATGCGCCTCTGA
- a CDS encoding penicillin-binding protein: MQGMNRTAPLLTLLLALGAGSLTSAGAVVRLGDALPAHPWAQSRDDEDERELVVLYSHDCGDLGDLWSAVLQAGLPVHAVNAEEVASPAPKGLSVWRGPDATAFARALKVSAYPTVLLVRGGRVLNAWEGDFTAAAKL; this comes from the coding sequence ATGCAGGGCATGAACCGCACAGCCCCCCTGCTCACCTTGCTGCTCGCCCTGGGCGCAGGCAGTTTGACTTCGGCGGGCGCGGTGGTGCGCCTCGGCGACGCGTTGCCCGCTCACCCGTGGGCACAGAGCCGTGACGACGAGGACGAGCGCGAATTGGTGGTGCTGTACTCGCACGACTGCGGCGATCTAGGCGACCTTTGGAGCGCGGTGCTGCAAGCGGGTTTGCCAGTTCACGCCGTCAACGCCGAGGAGGTCGCCTCGCCCGCTCCCAAAGGGCTGAGCGTTTGGCGCGGCCCCGACGCCACCGCTTTTGCCCGCGCCCTCAAGGTCAGCGCGTATCCGACCGTGCTGCTGGTGCGCGGGGGGCGGGTGCTGAACGCTTGGGAAGGGGACTTTACGGCGGCGGCCAAGCTGTAG
- a CDS encoding glycerol-3-phosphate acyltransferase, with product MTVFLVLLSAYLLGSVVFGVIYSHMRGDDVRGRDMPGGSGMFRQYGLGPALTISVLDILKGVLAAYLALRFAPGWEWAAMFLVIIGHCYPVFFRFNGGGGIAPMLGALLIVAPKTLLLMVLLSLIVMPLYKATIQKRVGLNAIPFMSAVVLPISVAASFWLGGTLALVAGGLGMAVRSVQLLIEDGKLGKKTA from the coding sequence GTGACTGTCTTTTTGGTGCTGCTGTCGGCTTATCTGCTCGGCTCGGTGGTCTTCGGCGTAATTTACTCGCACATGCGCGGCGACGATGTGCGCGGGCGCGACATGCCCGGGGGCAGTGGGATGTTCCGGCAATACGGCCTCGGCCCGGCCCTGACCATCTCGGTGCTCGACATCCTCAAAGGCGTGCTGGCGGCTTATCTGGCGCTGCGTTTCGCGCCGGGGTGGGAGTGGGCGGCCATGTTTCTGGTGATTATCGGCCACTGCTATCCGGTGTTTTTCCGTTTCAACGGCGGCGGCGGCATTGCCCCGATGCTGGGCGCACTGCTGATCGTCGCGCCCAAAACCCTGCTGCTGATGGTGCTGCTTTCCCTCATCGTGATGCCGCTTTACAAAGCCACCATCCAAAAAAGGGTCGGCCTCAACGCCATTCCCTTCATGTCAGCGGTGGTGTTGCCGATCAGCGTGGCCGCTTCATTCTGGCTGGGGGGCACCTTGGCGCTGGTCGCAGGCGGCCTGGGGATGGCGGTCAGGTCGGTGCAACTGCTGATCGAAGATGGCAAGCTCGGAAAAAAGACGGCGTGA
- a CDS encoding substrate-binding periplasmic protein: MSTLFRSGLLLSLCSLMILPLAQARTLRDIKKEGVLHVNSLELPPFSYKTADGYTGFETELITMLASDLGLKIDFSPMLLDTIVSDLKEGRADAAVGGLGITSTRENQVGFTRPFLCAGMSVVSRDPAIQTRFDLENKTVGVLSGSTIQSFVQKLPFPKKAVVFATVNDLIYAIATGKVDATLGYKVSGPIMTKLYPKAGVLYGPVQWSIPVGAMLSDGDNSLRLALNGALAKSMQDGRYAQLSAKYFGENLRCKA; encoded by the coding sequence ATGTCTACGCTCTTCCGCTCCGGTCTGCTTCTTTCACTGTGCAGTTTGATGATTCTTCCGCTGGCCCAAGCCCGCACGCTCAGAGACATCAAGAAAGAAGGCGTCTTGCACGTCAACAGCCTCGAGTTGCCGCCCTTTAGCTATAAGACAGCGGACGGCTATACTGGTTTTGAAACCGAACTCATCACCATGCTGGCCAGCGATTTGGGCCTGAAAATCGACTTTTCGCCCATGTTGCTCGATACCATCGTCAGCGATTTGAAAGAAGGCCGTGCCGACGCTGCAGTTGGCGGCTTAGGCATTACCAGCACCCGTGAAAATCAAGTGGGTTTTACCCGTCCCTTTTTGTGCGCTGGGATGTCGGTGGTGTCACGTGACCCGGCCATTCAAACCCGCTTTGACTTAGAAAATAAGACTGTCGGGGTACTTTCCGGCAGCACCATTCAGTCTTTTGTTCAGAAACTGCCGTTTCCCAAAAAAGCCGTGGTATTTGCTACGGTCAACGACCTGATCTATGCCATTGCCACCGGCAAGGTGGACGCCACACTGGGCTATAAGGTATCAGGGCCGATTATGACCAAACTTTACCCCAAAGCCGGCGTTCTCTACGGCCCCGTGCAGTGGAGCATTCCGGTGGGCGCGATGCTGTCCGATGGCGACAACAGCTTGAGACTGGCCCTCAACGGCGCACTGGCAAAGTCCATGCAAGATGGCCGCTACGCGCAGCTGAGCGCCAAATATTTTGGTGAAAACCTGCGCTGCAAAGCCTGA
- a CDS encoding GNAT family N-acetyltransferase: MPEPVPFPESLSTPRLLLRVPTAADGPLMAAVVNANLEHLRPWMPWAQQPRTPEQQSESMARAHDRFLQGEDLMYLMLKGGQLIGSCGLHRIDWSVPAGDIGYWLDSRHLGHGYVTEMAAALTDLALTPAQRGGLGFERLEIRCDPRNHKSAAVPKRLGYELEARLKRNARDAQHPEQLRDTLVFAKWPPEK, encoded by the coding sequence ATGCCCGAACCCGTACCCTTTCCCGAAAGCCTGAGCACGCCGCGTTTGCTGCTGCGGGTGCCCACCGCCGCCGACGGCCCGCTGATGGCGGCGGTGGTCAATGCCAACTTGGAGCACCTGCGGCCCTGGATGCCCTGGGCGCAGCAGCCCCGCACCCCTGAGCAGCAAAGCGAGAGCATGGCCCGCGCCCATGACCGGTTTTTGCAGGGCGAGGACTTGATGTACCTGATGCTGAAAGGCGGGCAGCTTATCGGCTCGTGCGGTCTTCACCGAATCGACTGGAGCGTTCCGGCGGGCGACATCGGCTACTGGCTAGACTCCCGACACCTCGGGCATGGCTACGTCACCGAAATGGCCGCCGCCCTGACGGACTTGGCCCTTACCCCAGCTCAGCGCGGCGGCCTCGGCTTTGAGCGCCTCGAAATTCGCTGTGACCCGCGCAACCACAAAAGCGCCGCCGTGCCCAAGCGGCTGGGTTACGAATTAGAAGCGCGGCTCAAGCGCAATGCCAGAGACGCCCAACATCCTGAGCAACTGCGCGACACCTTGGTGTTTGCAAAGTGGCCGCCAGAAAAGTAA
- a CDS encoding M3 family oligoendopeptidase, whose product MPDNRVPDSQFLILTAEQQRWATYAPRMEALMQANLTPAGAASWLADWSELSKEIAQVGAVLSLRADLNTADFEAQRALSAFQEELGPPLGRAEQALRQKLLALEGYQPAPDFALTYRRMRDESAFYREANLELSVVHAAQMQRHAEITGGQTVEFGDSELTVPEAESLLGSADRLRREQVWQAMARSRAEMKPALDGLLLELLTTRRQLALNADLKRPDGLDDYRAYRWQELDRVDYTPQDCLDFHAAILSEVVPLSAAIMDSKREQLGLESLRPWDYSRRTALDAQGRPPLTPFKSAAELEGIAERVFDALDPALGAQFGQMRGELLDLASRPNKMSHAYCSSLQASGVPFVVMNVVGTANDLKVLLHEMGHAFHFFASARAQPLIWNRWSPLEFIEVPSMAMEFLALGELQAAYLPADLERVRREQLESSILFLPWAAQMDAFQHWLYSETGPQVSIAELDAKWLELDRAFHPWLDWSDLNEAERASGWQYYHIFRAPFYYLEYAMCSLGALGIWRASQHDRAAALQRYKEALSLGNTVSVPELYKAAGLEFRFDRAYLAEMMDFVQKQ is encoded by the coding sequence ATGCCTGACAACCGAGTGCCGGATTCGCAGTTCCTGATCTTGACGGCTGAGCAGCAGCGCTGGGCGACCTATGCGCCGCGTATGGAAGCGCTGATGCAGGCCAACTTGACACCCGCTGGCGCGGCGAGTTGGCTGGCCGATTGGAGCGAGCTGAGCAAGGAAATCGCGCAGGTGGGCGCGGTGCTGAGCCTGAGAGCCGACCTCAACACCGCCGATTTTGAAGCGCAGCGGGCGCTGAGCGCTTTTCAGGAGGAGTTGGGGCCGCCGCTGGGCCGCGCTGAGCAGGCTCTACGTCAGAAACTTCTGGCGCTTGAAGGCTACCAACCCGCGCCCGATTTTGCGCTGACATACCGCCGAATGCGTGACGAGTCGGCTTTTTACCGCGAAGCCAATCTTGAGCTGAGTGTGGTTCATGCCGCCCAGATGCAGCGCCACGCCGAGATCACCGGCGGCCAAACGGTGGAGTTCGGAGACTCCGAGCTGACTGTGCCGGAAGCCGAGAGCTTGCTGGGCAGCGCTGACCGGCTGCGCCGCGAGCAGGTCTGGCAAGCCATGGCCCGCAGCCGCGCCGAAATGAAGCCCGCACTGGACGGCCTGCTGCTCGAACTGCTCACCACCCGCCGCCAACTGGCGCTGAACGCCGACCTCAAGCGTCCAGACGGCTTGGACGATTACCGCGCTTACCGCTGGCAAGAGCTTGACCGGGTGGATTACACCCCGCAGGACTGCCTCGACTTTCACGCGGCCATCTTGAGCGAGGTGGTGCCGCTGTCCGCCGCAATCATGGACAGCAAGAGAGAGCAACTCGGCCTCGAAAGCCTGCGGCCCTGGGACTACTCGCGCCGCACCGCCCTCGACGCGCAGGGCCGCCCGCCGCTGACGCCCTTCAAAAGTGCTGCGGAGCTGGAAGGCATTGCCGAGCGGGTCTTTGACGCCCTCGATCCGGCCCTAGGCGCACAATTCGGACAGATGCGCGGCGAACTGCTCGATTTGGCCAGCCGCCCCAACAAGATGAGCCACGCCTACTGCTCGAGTTTGCAGGCCAGCGGTGTGCCGTTCGTGGTGATGAATGTGGTGGGCACCGCCAACGACCTGAAAGTCTTGCTGCACGAAATGGGCCACGCCTTTCACTTTTTTGCCAGTGCCCGCGCCCAGCCGCTGATCTGGAACCGCTGGAGTCCGCTGGAGTTTATCGAGGTGCCCAGCATGGCCATGGAGTTTTTGGCGCTCGGTGAATTGCAGGCCGCCTACCTGCCCGCCGACTTGGAGCGGGTGCGCCGCGAGCAACTCGAAAGCAGCATTCTCTTTTTGCCCTGGGCCGCGCAGATGGACGCTTTTCAGCACTGGTTGTACTCCGAAACCGGCCCGCAAGTCAGTATTGCCGAGCTTGACGCCAAGTGGCTGGAACTCGACCGCGCCTTTCACCCCTGGTTGGATTGGTCTGACCTGAACGAAGCCGAGCGTGCCTCGGGCTGGCAGTATTACCACATCTTTCGCGCTCCGTTTTATTACCTCGAATACGCCATGTGCAGCTTGGGGGCGTTGGGCATTTGGCGGGCCTCGCAGCATGACCGGGCGGCAGCGTTGCAACGTTACAAAGAAGCGCTGAGCCTCGGCAACACCGTCAGTGTGCCGGAACTCTACAAAGCGGCGGGCTTGGAGTTCCGCTTTGACCGCGCTTACTTGGCGGAGATGATGGACTTTGTGCAGAAACAATGA